The proteins below come from a single Ancylothrix sp. D3o genomic window:
- a CDS encoding class I SAM-dependent methyltransferase has product MRKILKTVKKTLFFPKNNLSSTTGNLPFTYYIDSPNLNAEITSTFVIIRGWIAALCPIENCTICNTGIPHQLLGEESRPDVVKAYPGQYIFGFRHLIAIPALAPETSWSISFILNQTSYKIAIPFTVAQASIEAFWKLKSQKLKKLLPTFRCPVCSAENLEHLATTINCPNCHSTFSHNQLHYNFLTPDLIEYAKIKPTDNISTTGYDNISQNIIKKFSDGLILDNGCGVKDYYNVANIINFEIVGYPSTDVVGVGEKLPFKSNIFDAVFSFAVLEHVRNPFECAKEIMRVLKPGGTLYIQVPFLQPFHGYPDHYYNMTSSGLKNLFDNNIEILEAGVQDVGLPIWALTWFLNSYIQGLPPNIAEEFKNMKIGELLDHPSKYLNKEFVTQLSPTTNEKLASVNYLIGIKK; this is encoded by the coding sequence ATGAGAAAAATTTTAAAAACAGTCAAAAAAACGCTATTTTTTCCAAAAAATAACTTATCCTCAACCACAGGAAATCTGCCTTTTACCTACTATATTGACTCGCCAAATCTTAACGCAGAAATCACCTCAACTTTTGTCATAATTCGCGGCTGGATCGCCGCACTTTGCCCCATAGAAAACTGCACGATTTGCAACACCGGCATCCCCCACCAACTGCTAGGAGAAGAAAGCCGGCCTGATGTCGTAAAAGCTTATCCTGGGCAATACATTTTTGGTTTTAGACATTTAATAGCCATTCCTGCACTCGCCCCTGAAACATCCTGGTCAATTTCTTTTATTTTAAATCAAACCTCCTATAAAATTGCCATTCCCTTCACTGTTGCTCAAGCATCCATTGAGGCTTTTTGGAAGCTTAAAAGCCAAAAACTTAAAAAACTCCTACCCACCTTTCGCTGTCCTGTTTGTAGCGCCGAAAACTTAGAACATTTAGCAACAACAATTAACTGCCCAAATTGCCATTCAACCTTTAGCCATAATCAACTCCACTATAACTTTCTCACCCCAGACCTCATAGAATACGCCAAAATCAAACCCACAGACAACATTTCCACCACCGGCTACGATAATATCTCCCAAAACATCATAAAAAAATTCTCCGACGGATTAATACTAGACAACGGCTGCGGCGTAAAAGACTACTATAACGTAGCTAACATAATTAACTTTGAAATCGTCGGCTATCCCTCCACCGATGTAGTAGGAGTTGGCGAAAAACTGCCGTTTAAATCTAACATTTTTGATGCCGTTTTTTCCTTTGCCGTCCTTGAGCACGTCCGCAACCCCTTTGAATGCGCCAAAGAAATAATGAGAGTCTTAAAACCCGGAGGTACTCTGTATATTCAAGTGCCTTTTTTACAACCTTTTCATGGCTATCCAGACCATTATTACAACATGACAAGTAGCGGCTTAAAAAACCTCTTTGATAACAACATAGAAATCCTAGAAGCCGGCGTGCAAGATGTTGGTTTACCCATTTGGGCATTAACTTGGTTTCTCAACAGTTATATTCAAGGATTACCACCCAACATTGCCGAAGAATTTAAAAACATGAAAATTGGCGAACTTCTCGACCACCCCAGCAAATATTTAAACAAAGAATTTGTTACCCAACTCAGCCCTACCACCAATGAAAAATTAGCCAGCGTTAACTATTTAATTGGTATTAAAAAGTAG
- a CDS encoding peroxiredoxin, with the protein MECLRVGQTAPDFTATAVVDQEFKTIKLSDYRGKYVVLFFYPLDFTFVCPTEITAFSDRHADFKNINTEILGVSVDSEFSHLAWIQTDRKSGGVGDLNYPLVSDIKKEISTAYNVLDPDAGIALRGLFIIDKDGVIQHATINNLAFGRNVDETLRTLQAIQYVQSHPDEVCPAGWQPGDKTMTPDPVKSKVFFASV; encoded by the coding sequence ATGGAATGCCTCAGAGTTGGGCAAACTGCCCCTGACTTTACCGCTACGGCTGTGGTCGATCAGGAATTCAAGACGATTAAACTGTCTGACTATCGTGGCAAATATGTTGTTTTGTTCTTCTATCCTTTAGACTTTACGTTTGTTTGCCCGACTGAAATTACAGCATTTAGTGACCGGCACGCAGATTTCAAAAACATCAATACCGAAATTCTTGGTGTGTCCGTAGATAGCGAATTTTCTCACTTGGCTTGGATTCAAACAGACCGTAAATCGGGCGGCGTTGGTGATTTAAATTATCCGCTTGTTTCGGATATCAAAAAAGAAATTAGCACTGCTTATAATGTGCTAGATCCTGATGCAGGAATTGCGCTTCGTGGCTTGTTTATTATTGATAAAGATGGTGTGATTCAACACGCTACGATCAATAACTTGGCTTTTGGTCGCAACGTAGATGAGACTCTACGGACGCTACAAGCAATTCAGTATGTGCAATCTCACCCGGATGAAGTTTGCCCCGCCGGCTGGCAGCCTGGTGATAAAACCATGACTCCTGACCCGGTGAAGTCTAAAGTTTTCTTTGCTTCGGTATAA
- a CDS encoding peroxiredoxin, translated as MLTSTDFSGLFNERFFQNFLPVPANDQLYMEVCPPDFELPNITGGNRIKLSSYRGKMPVILAFTRIFTEKQYCPFCYPHIKALNENYEKFVEAGAEVLMITSTDERQSKIVVQDLNLKMPLLSDPKCFVFRKYATGQALGAPLPAQFVLDIQGKLRYRHLFSFLDTNASVDKLLAELEAVK; from the coding sequence ATGCTTACTTCAACAGATTTTTCAGGTTTATTTAACGAGCGTTTTTTTCAAAATTTTTTGCCTGTTCCCGCTAATGATCAACTTTATATGGAAGTCTGCCCGCCAGACTTTGAGTTGCCTAATATTACGGGTGGAAATCGTATAAAGTTATCGTCTTATAGAGGTAAAATGCCGGTGATTTTGGCATTTACTCGCATTTTTACAGAAAAGCAGTATTGTCCGTTTTGCTACCCGCATATTAAGGCGCTGAACGAAAATTATGAAAAGTTCGTAGAGGCGGGGGCGGAAGTTTTGATGATTACAAGTACAGATGAACGGCAAAGTAAAATAGTCGTGCAAGATTTGAATTTAAAGATGCCTTTGTTGAGTGATCCGAAGTGTTTTGTATTTCGTAAATATGCGACCGGCCAAGCTTTGGGCGCTCCTTTGCCGGCGCAGTTTGTGTTAGATATTCAAGGCAAGTTACGCTATCGACATTTATTTTCTTTTTTGGATACTAATGCTTCTGTTGATAAATTATTGGCAGAGTTAGAGGCTGTTAAATAA
- a CDS encoding tetratricopeptide repeat protein — MANSPKKGFGKQPPKQDVNKLFATAVSYHQQQLFEQALTAYQQVLNLQPNRIEALINLGSVYKNLGHIPEAINCYRQALKLNSDSAELWYNLGNTLQTQGNFDEAINAYRQAIKLSPNLAAAYFNLAKLLQEQENYTEAAEYYRHTIQLQPNLARAYTNLGNTLKALEQLDEAISYHKKALEIQPNYAEAYYNLGNALKAKQQYPEAIKAYDSSLQLNPNFTEAKLNLASTYETLEENEKAEKVLKQIISQNPTSKSAHFSLGKLLQKRKEYSTAASHYLYCLQLENEDKEALEALITLWQIQRKYEEAISFLETSINRHSQNALPYYYLGSIYNEMGRYNDSIPALRQAIQLDSKLAVAYNNLGYALSQVSQLSEAITACDEALKIKPELVAAWVNKGYALNNKGCVQEAGECFREVLKLEPNYYVGHSNFLYSLNYDSANTPEFIANAHRQWGEDFAANITPPKTYPNLRDPNRKLRIGYVSPDFRQHSVAYFIEPVLQHHNKQEFEVFGYANVSLPDAVTDRLRSLTDHWCDISQIYDDDLAEKIQKDGIDILIDLAGHTGNHRLLTFLHKPAPVQLTYLGYPNTTGTNRIDYRLTDNWADPAGLTDAYYSEELIRLPRCFLCYKPAPNAPQISELPAKTINRVTFGSFNNLPKITPEVIALWSQILHSVPNSRIILKIRWFDDEKTRERYLKMFAENGIKSNQVKLIGLIPDSSHHLAFYGNIDIALDPFPYHGTTTTCEALWMGVPVISLAGNTHASRVGVSLLSTVGMSELIATTKEEYVSKAVNLAGDLNKLSELRSQMRERVASSPLCDAVSHTQTLEETYRNLWQRYCLSFPG, encoded by the coding sequence ATGGCAAATTCACCTAAAAAAGGCTTTGGCAAACAACCGCCTAAACAAGATGTTAACAAACTATTTGCAACCGCCGTTAGCTACCACCAACAACAATTATTTGAGCAAGCTTTAACAGCCTATCAACAAGTCCTCAATCTTCAACCCAACCGCATTGAAGCCTTAATAAATCTCGGTAGCGTTTACAAAAATTTAGGCCATATTCCCGAAGCCATAAACTGTTACCGCCAAGCCCTAAAACTTAATTCCGATAGTGCCGAATTGTGGTATAATTTGGGCAACACTTTACAAACTCAAGGCAATTTTGATGAAGCCATAAATGCCTACCGGCAAGCTATCAAACTCTCACCAAACTTAGCAGCAGCTTATTTTAATTTAGCTAAATTATTGCAAGAACAAGAAAACTATACCGAAGCCGCAGAATATTATCGGCACACAATCCAATTACAACCCAATCTTGCCCGCGCCTACACCAATTTAGGCAACACTCTCAAAGCTTTAGAACAACTAGATGAAGCCATTTCATATCACAAAAAAGCCCTTGAAATTCAGCCAAATTATGCAGAAGCTTATTATAATTTAGGCAACGCTTTAAAAGCCAAACAGCAATACCCAGAAGCTATCAAAGCCTACGACTCCAGCCTGCAACTCAACCCCAATTTTACCGAAGCCAAATTAAACCTCGCTTCCACTTACGAAACTCTCGAAGAAAACGAAAAAGCCGAGAAAGTTTTAAAACAGATAATCAGTCAAAATCCCACCTCAAAATCTGCCCATTTCAGCCTGGGAAAACTCTTACAAAAAAGAAAAGAATACAGCACAGCCGCAAGCCATTACCTCTATTGCTTACAACTCGAAAACGAGGATAAAGAAGCCTTAGAAGCCCTTATCACCTTATGGCAAATTCAGCGGAAATATGAAGAAGCCATCAGCTTTTTAGAAACCTCAATAAACCGGCACAGCCAAAACGCTCTCCCCTATTATTATCTCGGTTCAATTTATAATGAAATGGGCCGGTATAATGATTCTATTCCTGCTTTGCGTCAAGCCATCCAACTAGACTCTAAACTCGCCGTCGCCTATAATAATTTAGGCTACGCCCTCAGTCAAGTTAGCCAATTAAGCGAAGCCATTACCGCCTGTGATGAAGCCCTAAAAATTAAGCCCGAATTAGTAGCAGCTTGGGTTAACAAAGGCTACGCTTTAAATAACAAAGGTTGTGTACAAGAAGCCGGTGAATGTTTCCGCGAAGTCCTAAAACTTGAGCCTAATTATTACGTTGGACACTCTAATTTCTTGTATTCTTTAAATTACGATTCAGCCAACACGCCAGAATTTATAGCCAACGCACACCGGCAATGGGGAGAAGATTTTGCCGCCAATATAACCCCCCCAAAAACTTATCCCAATCTCCGAGATCCTAACCGAAAATTACGCATTGGTTACGTTTCCCCAGACTTCCGCCAGCATTCGGTTGCCTATTTTATTGAGCCGGTTTTACAACACCACAATAAACAAGAATTTGAAGTTTTTGGTTACGCCAATGTTTCCCTCCCTGATGCAGTTACAGATCGCCTGAGAAGTTTAACTGATCATTGGTGTGATATTTCTCAAATCTATGATGATGATTTAGCTGAAAAAATACAAAAAGATGGTATAGATATTTTAATCGATTTAGCCGGCCACACCGGCAACCACCGCCTCCTAACATTCCTCCACAAACCGGCGCCGGTGCAACTAACTTATCTGGGATATCCCAACACCACCGGCACTAACAGAATAGATTATCGCCTTACTGATAATTGGGCAGATCCAGCCGGTTTAACCGATGCTTATTACAGCGAAGAATTAATACGTTTACCCCGTTGTTTTCTCTGTTACAAGCCGGCACCAAACGCCCCCCAAATAAGTGAATTACCGGCCAAAACTATCAACCGTGTAACCTTCGGATCTTTCAACAATTTACCCAAAATTACCCCAGAAGTAATTGCCCTTTGGTCGCAAATTCTCCACAGCGTGCCCAACTCTCGAATTATCCTCAAAATTCGCTGGTTTGATGATGAAAAAACCCGCGAAAGATACTTGAAAATGTTTGCAGAAAATGGTATAAAAAGCAATCAAGTAAAGTTAATAGGTTTAATTCCTGACAGCAGCCACCACCTAGCATTTTACGGCAACATTGATATTGCTCTTGATCCGTTTCCTTATCACGGCACCACTACAACTTGTGAGGCATTATGGATGGGAGTTCCTGTTATTTCATTAGCCGGAAATACCCATGCAAGCCGGGTGGGAGTCAGCCTGCTTTCTACTGTAGGAATGTCGGAATTAATTGCAACAACAAAAGAAGAATATGTAAGCAAAGCCGTGAATTTAGCAGGGGATTTAAACAAGCTTTCTGAATTAAGATCACAGATGCGAGAAAGAGTAGCATCATCGCCCTTGTGTGATGCTGTATCCCATACCCAAACTCTCGAAGAAACCTATAGAAATTTGTGGCAAAGATATTGTTTATCGTTCCCAGGTTGA
- a CDS encoding Rpn family recombination-promoting nuclease/putative transposase yields MKTDPLFYRLFQELPSSFFELIGMPASTAEAYRFESPELKQTAFRIDGLFVPVDPESKLPVYFTEVQFYKDENTYSNLFAEVFLYLNKNNPTASWRAVVIYKQRSFEPSNIEPYQELLNSPKVTRVYLEELPEETTSLGVGILQLIVMAEAKAAARAKELLEQTKQEVKDQAFQKNVLELIQTIVLYKFPTLSREELEEMLGLDDLKQTRFGQEILEEGKLEGKLEGKLEGKLEGKLEGKLEVIPELLARGFSVEEIAAILKLDIEQVRQAG; encoded by the coding sequence ATGAAAACAGATCCCTTATTTTACCGGCTTTTTCAGGAACTACCCAGCAGCTTCTTTGAGTTGATAGGAATGCCGGCATCCACAGCAGAGGCTTATCGTTTTGAATCACCAGAATTAAAACAGACAGCCTTTCGCATAGATGGACTATTTGTGCCGGTAGATCCAGAATCAAAACTGCCGGTGTATTTCACTGAAGTGCAATTTTATAAAGACGAAAACACCTACTCAAATTTATTTGCGGAAGTGTTTTTGTATCTCAATAAAAATAACCCCACAGCTTCCTGGCGTGCAGTAGTTATTTACAAACAGCGGAGTTTTGAACCCAGCAATATAGAACCTTATCAAGAATTGCTGAATTCCCCAAAAGTGACGCGAGTGTATTTAGAAGAACTGCCAGAAGAAACAACGTCATTGGGAGTGGGAATACTGCAATTAATTGTGATGGCAGAAGCCAAAGCAGCAGCCAGAGCAAAAGAATTGCTAGAACAAACAAAACAGGAGGTAAAAGACCAAGCATTCCAGAAAAATGTTTTAGAATTGATCCAAACAATAGTGCTGTACAAATTCCCTACTTTGAGTCGAGAGGAGTTGGAAGAAATGCTAGGACTTGATGATTTGAAACAAACACGATTTGGTCAAGAAATTCTGGAAGAAGGTAAGCTAGAAGGCAAGCTAGAAGGCAAATTAGAAGGCAAATTAGAAGGCAAGCTAGAAGGCAAGCTAGAAGTAATTCCAGAGCTACTGGCGCGAGGTTTTAGCGTTGAAGAAATAGCTGCCATACTTAAACTAGACATTGAACAAGTAAGGCAGGCCGGTTAA
- a CDS encoding CARDB domain-containing protein translates to ITVTDVDSASLAGATVSITNFQAEDILNFTAQNGITGTYDPATGTLTLTGNATVAQYQTALQSITYQNNSENPNTTARTLNFTVNDGTSNSVAATRTINITAVNDTPALTATATALTYTENSAAIAIDSGITITDVDSANLSSATVSITGFQPEDVLNFTAQNGITGTYNSATGTLALSGNATVAQYQTALRSITYQNTSENPNTTLRTLNFSVNDGTSNSNNVIRTLQNTAVNDAPALDLNGVATAGINFGPVPFTAGGAAVAIVDTANLSVSDIDNANLAGATVTITNVLDGANELLAATTTGTNITANYLNGTLTLSGNDTLANYQQVLRSVTYRNTAASPNTTARTINFAVNDAGVVNNLSPTATSTVNITSNTVDLQLTQAVSNPAPTVGSNLTFTVSLTNAGTGPATGITVTDKLPIFGQTVTATASTGTYTNGLWTIPSLAAGASATLTFSGTVSVYGTISNFAQVTAQGQTDVDSTPNNFIATEDDQSYIKADVALPTSLPLSVVAGGTGGFALNGNPGGSGFSVSAAGDVNGDGLDDVIIGAPNSAAGGPTAGNAGRAYVVFGKIDNTAITLSSLGTGGFQIVGFNGGAGGGTTFAGWSVSAAGDINNDGFDDLIVGAPDADPNGVINSGSGFVVYGKTTTTAVNLSNLTAAATTEGFAVNGAVASAAGVAGDRTGNSVSNAGDVNGDGIDDVIVGAWRSTVGGNNQSGRAFIVYGKASNTNVNSSNLGTVGNTEGFAVTGIGAGNFAGVSVSNAGDVNGDGYDDVIVGTRVVAGAAAVGGQSYVVFGGPNINGVFALNTIGTGGANPSGFVIGGISPNPFPGGAPTLALQAFSGVSAAGDVNGDGFDDLVTGVYPANGNAGAAYVVFGKNNTNAVNMNTLGTNGFVINGIAANDQAGISVSNAGDVNGDGLDDLIVGARNANTTTGAAYLVYGKTGTDAVNLNALTASQGFAIPGTTAADQAGRSVSGAGDVNGDGYDDLLIGAYGANTNAGLSYVLFGGNFTNSVANSGGTNAELFTGTAAVDRLFGAQDNDTLIGGGGADVLNGGAGNDVISIADNTFGRISGGSGTDTLRLDGINQALNLTTIANNKITGIEYINLNGNGNSLSFNRLDVLDLSDTTNRLIIDGIAGNSVTSAGQGWTPAGTVIIGANSYNAYNNTAGGELLISAGITTTIS, encoded by the coding sequence GAATAACTGTTACAGATGTAGACTCAGCTTCTTTGGCCGGTGCAACAGTCAGCATTACAAATTTCCAAGCAGAAGATATCCTGAATTTTACAGCACAAAATGGCATCACCGGCACTTATGATCCAGCCACCGGCACGTTAACTTTGACAGGAAATGCAACAGTTGCACAATATCAAACAGCACTGCAATCTATTACTTATCAAAACAACAGTGAAAACCCAAATACAACAGCACGAACACTGAATTTTACTGTCAATGATGGAACATCAAATAGTGTGGCTGCAACACGCACAATAAATATTACGGCTGTAAATGATACACCGGCACTCACAGCCACAGCCACAGCATTAACCTACACAGAAAATAGTGCAGCAATAGCAATAGATTCAGGAATAACTATTACAGATGTAGACTCAGCAAACCTGAGTAGCGCAACAGTCAGCATAACAGGATTCCAACCAGAAGATGTGCTGAATTTTACAGCACAAAATGGGATCACCGGCACTTACAATTCAGCCACCGGCACCCTAGCGCTGTCAGGAAATGCAACAGTTGCACAATATCAAACAGCACTGCGTTCGATCACTTATCAAAACACCTCAGAAAATCCAAATACCACCCTACGAACACTGAATTTTAGTGTCAATGATGGCACATCAAATAGTAACAATGTTATACGAACACTACAAAATACTGCTGTAAATGATGCACCGGCACTCGACCTCAACGGTGTAGCAACAGCAGGCATTAATTTCGGGCCGGTTCCCTTTACTGCTGGGGGTGCAGCCGTTGCTATTGTGGATACTGCAAACCTATCTGTTAGCGATATTGATAATGCTAACCTTGCCGGTGCAACTGTTACTATTACAAACGTGCTAGACGGTGCAAACGAACTGCTGGCGGCAACAACAACCGGCACCAATATTACGGCAAACTATCTAAATGGAACGCTGACTTTAAGTGGTAACGATACCCTAGCAAACTATCAGCAAGTGCTACGGAGTGTCACCTATCGCAACACCGCCGCAAGTCCAAATACAACAGCGCGGACGATTAATTTTGCAGTCAATGATGCCGGTGTTGTAAACAACCTCAGTCCTACCGCTACATCAACGGTAAATATCACAAGTAATACAGTTGACTTACAGTTAACTCAAGCCGTAAGTAATCCTGCGCCTACCGTTGGAAGCAATCTCACATTTACGGTAAGTCTCACAAATGCAGGAACCGGCCCAGCCACCGGTATCACAGTTACCGACAAATTACCTATTTTTGGACAAACGGTGACAGCCACAGCCAGCACCGGCACTTATACAAACGGCCTATGGACAATTCCCAGTTTAGCTGCCGGTGCGAGTGCTACTCTTACCTTTAGTGGCACGGTTTCTGTTTATGGCACCATCAGCAATTTTGCACAGGTGACAGCGCAAGGTCAAACAGATGTAGACTCAACGCCAAATAACTTTATCGCCACAGAAGACGACCAAAGTTATATCAAAGCAGATGTCGCACTTCCGACAAGTTTGCCGCTGAGTGTGGTGGCCGGTGGGACGGGGGGTTTTGCGTTGAATGGCAACCCAGGGGGCTCTGGTTTCAGTGTCAGCGCTGCCGGTGATGTCAACGGCGATGGGTTAGATGATGTAATTATTGGTGCACCCAATAGCGCAGCCGGCGGGCCAACGGCTGGGAATGCCGGCAGGGCTTATGTAGTGTTTGGCAAAATTGATAACACCGCTATCACTCTCAGTAGTTTAGGAACCGGTGGTTTTCAAATCGTAGGTTTTAATGGGGGTGCCGGTGGGGGAACGACCTTTGCCGGTTGGTCGGTTAGTGCAGCCGGTGATATAAATAATGATGGTTTTGATGATTTGATTGTTGGGGCGCCGGATGCCGATCCTAACGGAGTTATCAACTCAGGTTCGGGTTTTGTTGTCTATGGAAAAACTACCACTACAGCCGTAAATTTAAGCAATTTAACCGCCGCCGCCACTACTGAAGGGTTTGCAGTTAACGGTGCAGTGGCTTCTGCTGCCGGAGTAGCTGGTGATCGCACCGGCAACTCGGTAAGCAATGCTGGTGATGTCAATGGGGATGGTATTGATGATGTGATTGTTGGTGCGTGGCGTAGCACTGTTGGGGGCAATAATCAATCAGGGCGAGCTTTTATTGTCTACGGAAAAGCAAGCAATACAAACGTTAATTCCAGCAATCTTGGTACTGTTGGCAATACTGAAGGTTTTGCAGTCACCGGCATAGGTGCTGGTAATTTTGCCGGTGTTTCTGTAAGCAATGCTGGTGATGTCAATGGCGATGGTTATGATGATGTGATTGTGGGAACTCGCGTTGTTGCCGGTGCGGCTGCGGTCGGTGGCCAATCTTATGTGGTGTTTGGCGGGCCAAATATTAATGGTGTTTTTGCTTTAAATACAATTGGCACCGGTGGGGCTAACCCTAGTGGTTTTGTTATTGGCGGTATCAGCCCTAACCCTTTCCCAGGAGGAGCACCAACTTTGGCCCTTCAAGCTTTTAGCGGTGTGAGTGCTGCTGGGGATGTCAACGGTGATGGTTTTGATGATTTGGTGACTGGTGTTTATCCTGCTAATGGTAATGCCGGCGCTGCTTATGTGGTGTTTGGCAAAAATAACACGAATGCCGTCAATATGAATACGCTGGGTACCAATGGTTTTGTGATTAATGGTATCGCTGCAAATGATCAAGCGGGTATTTCTGTCAGCAATGCGGGGGATGTTAATGGCGATGGTTTGGATGATTTAATTGTGGGTGCACGAAATGCCAATACCACCACCGGCGCTGCTTACCTCGTCTATGGTAAAACTGGCACGGATGCTGTCAATTTAAATGCTTTAACCGCCAGCCAAGGTTTTGCTATTCCTGGCACTACCGCTGCGGATCAGGCGGGCCGGTCTGTTAGTGGGGCGGGGGATGTCAACGGTGATGGTTATGATGATTTGTTAATTGGTGCCTATGGTGCTAATACAAATGCCGGTCTGTCTTATGTTTTATTTGGAGGTAATTTCACAAATTCTGTTGCCAACTCTGGCGGTACAAATGCCGAGTTATTCACCGGCACTGCTGCTGTAGACCGCTTATTTGGTGCCCAAGATAACGATACCTTAATTGGTGGTGGCGGTGCGGATGTTCTTAATGGTGGTGCCGGTAATGATGTTATCTCTATTGCAGATAATACTTTCGGGCGTATTAGCGGCGGTAGCGGTACGGATACTTTAAGGTTGGATGGTATCAATCAAGCCTTAAATTTAACGACCATTGCCAATAACAAAATCACCGGCATTGAGTATATTAACCTCAATGGAAATGGCAATTCTTTGAGTTTCAACCGGCTCGATGTTTTGGATTTATCCGACACCACAAATCGCTTAATTATTGATGGTATTGCCGGAAATTCTGTTACGTCAGCCGGTCAAGGTTGGACACCTGCCGGTACTGTTATTATCGGAGCAAACAGTTACAACGCCTACAATAATACAGCGGGGGGTGAGTTGTTAATTAGTGCCGGCATTACAACAACTATTTCGTAG